Proteins co-encoded in one Nicotiana sylvestris chromosome 7, ASM39365v2, whole genome shotgun sequence genomic window:
- the LOC138873620 gene encoding uncharacterized protein, whose product MVAAWGESSYEDSEDKTGDKQTFMAIGESDDEQEVSVIHLKDKIKFFSKEKLSELLLDFIDESEVINNEKEQLSRECVILKAKCKNLEFRASESDRTGKKKADHTHLTLEENLGKMKDELYKRDEQIRVLKEDLGKVKHELDRTCKWNNSSDALSWLQDHHSCNKKGLGYGTPTPKWDPKSKYITLLENKICTHCGKTGHYKSECNAKEKASQKNKIYVEGKNMYTLIYMWAALRGRRVDSTKQKIIASDIPLTVQVKRSSQIWCMTRPHVEKTLYELLKGRKSNISHLRAFGSKCFVHNNGNDSLGKFDPRSDEGVFLGYSSHRKAYKMYNKRTLCGEESVHMVFDETNILSKRQEHEDEAIGLGNLIGGTKQRKSESNSQMEPVHKPVPQKQNMGEAPNRNQLVVKPYKYQSSHPIENILTDPTSGVKTRSQLKNMCDFDSFLSLIEPKNVAEALQDVDWVNAMQDELNQFEKSQVWHLVTRPKDISVIGTR is encoded by the exons atggttgctgcttggggagaaagttcatatgaggattcagaagataaaACTGGAGATAAACAAACatttatggccattggagaatcagatgatgaacaagaggtaagtgtgattcatctcaaagataaGATTAAATTTTTCTCTAAAGAAAAGCTATCTGAATTactgctagacttcattgatgagtctgaagtcataaacaatgagaaggaacagctgtctagggaatgtgtgatcctaaaagctaagtgcaaaaatttGGAATtcagggctagtgaaagtgata gaacaggtaaaaagaaagctgatcacacacacctcaccttagaagaaaatctaggaaaaatgaaggatgagctgTACAAgagagatgagcagataagagtcctaaaagaaGATTTAGGCAAGGTGAAGcatgaactagatagaacttgcaaatggaataattCCTCTGATGCACTATCCTGGCTACAAGATCATCACAGTTGCAATAAGaaaggacttggctatgggaccccaacacctaagtgggatcccaaaagcaagtacatcacacTTCTTGAGAACAAAAtatgcacacactgtggcaagactggtcattacaaaagtgagtgtaatgcaaaagaaaaggccagtcaaaagaacaaaatctATGTTGAAGGGAAAAATATGTATACACTAATTTATATGTGGGCTGCGCTTCGGGGAAGACGAGTTGACTCCACAAAGCAGAAAATTATTGCCTCAGATATTCCACTAACG gtccaagtgaaaagaagtagccaaatatg gtgcatgactagacctcatGTAGAAAAGACTCtttatgagttacttaaagggagaaaatcaAATATATcacatcttagggcatttggaagcaagtgctttgtgcacaataatggaaatgactccctaggtaagtttgatcccagaagtgatgaaggagtattcttgggatattcttcacatagaaaAGCTTATAAAAtgtacaacaaaagaactttgtgtggagaagaaagtgtacatatggtttttgatgaaactaacattctttcaaagagacaagagcatgaagatgaagctattgggctg ggcaacctgatagggggaactaaacaaagaaaaagtgAATCTAATTCCCAAATGGAACCTGTCCATAAGCCTGTTCCGCAgaaacagaacatgggagaagcTCCAAacagaaatcagttggttgtgaaaccttacaagtatcaaagttctcatcctattgagaacatccTTACTGACCCAACTTctggagttaaaactagatcTCAATTAAAGAATATGTGTGATTTTGATTcattcttatctcttattgaacctaaaaatgttgctgaggctttgcaggatgtagactgggtgaatgcaatgcaagatgaactcaatcagtttgaaaaAAGTCAAGTCTGGCATCTAGTCACAAGACCCAAGGACATATCAGTAATTGGCACTAGATGA